In one window of Frigoriglobus tundricola DNA:
- a CDS encoding RNA polymerase sigma factor produces MIGHTGGVVLRAARAAASGTGAGTAATDRALLARFAGGDQAAFTALVERHMGMVLGVCRRALPNPHDADDACQAVFLVLARRAEGALGRIGGELAVRHRPQSRRERRPRRRPARPARGPSRATGAGVAP; encoded by the coding sequence ATGATCGGGCACACGGGTGGAGTCGTCCTGCGCGCGGCGCGGGCCGCGGCCAGCGGCACCGGGGCCGGTACGGCTGCGACCGATCGCGCACTGCTCGCGCGGTTCGCTGGCGGCGACCAGGCCGCGTTCACCGCGCTGGTCGAGCGCCACATGGGCATGGTTCTGGGCGTGTGCCGGCGGGCGCTGCCCAACCCGCACGACGCCGACGACGCGTGCCAGGCCGTGTTCCTCGTTCTCGCGAGACGGGCCGAGGGGGCGCTGGGACGAATCGGTGGCGAACTGGCTGTACGCCACCGCCCGCAAAGTCGCCGCGAACGCCGTCCGCGCCGCCGCCCGGCGCGCCCGGCACGAGGTCCGAGTCGCGCCACCGGTGCCGGCGTCGCCCCTTGA
- a CDS encoding RNA polymerase sigma factor: MAGQAAVLRTVMRSVEPKSAATDRELLLRFARENDQTAFAALVKRHTPMVLGVCRRALPTVQDAEDACQATFLVLAKRTTGGCWHESVANWLYATARRVAHNARLAAERRARREAGAAVPEAVEPVDRMTGRELLTALDRALEALPARYREPLVLCYLEGLTRDEAATRLGVPLATLHTRIDRARKRLHEILTRAGCGLGVGLLGLAEAPQAGAAPPRLVASILTAVSRLTPTGAGGPLSGGCGTGTLARTKAAVAAAFGLLAVGFALAVPAAGPPSVAPDQPNTSVTSDPKANAKKTKRYRSRPNRRRSGSRSGAWYSVPTTRPSPARRCTCRMGGNRWCPRRKRRSLLTARSASL; the protein is encoded by the coding sequence ATGGCGGGGCAGGCGGCGGTTCTGCGAACAGTTATGCGATCGGTCGAGCCGAAGTCGGCCGCGACCGACCGCGAGTTGCTTCTCCGGTTCGCGCGCGAAAACGATCAGACGGCGTTTGCCGCCCTCGTCAAGCGCCACACGCCGATGGTTCTGGGGGTGTGTCGCCGGGCGCTCCCGACCGTGCAGGACGCCGAGGACGCCTGTCAGGCGACGTTTCTGGTGCTGGCGAAGCGGACCACCGGCGGGTGCTGGCACGAATCGGTGGCGAATTGGCTGTACGCCACGGCGCGCCGGGTGGCGCACAACGCGCGCCTCGCCGCGGAGCGGCGGGCGCGGCGCGAGGCCGGAGCGGCGGTGCCGGAGGCCGTCGAACCGGTGGACCGGATGACCGGCCGGGAGTTGCTCACGGCTCTCGACCGCGCACTCGAGGCGTTGCCCGCCCGGTATCGCGAACCGCTCGTGCTGTGCTACCTGGAGGGGCTCACCCGCGACGAGGCCGCCACCCGGCTCGGGGTTCCGCTCGCCACACTTCACACCCGCATCGACCGGGCGCGGAAGCGGTTGCACGAGATCCTGACCCGCGCCGGCTGCGGCCTCGGCGTCGGTTTGTTGGGACTCGCGGAGGCGCCACAGGCGGGTGCGGCGCCACCGCGGCTGGTCGCATCCATCCTGACTGCCGTTTCGAGACTCACCCCGACAGGCGCCGGCGGACCGCTGAGCGGAGGCTGCGGTACGGGTACGCTCGCGCGAACGAAGGCGGCGGTGGCCGCTGCGTTCGGACTGCTCGCGGTCGGGTTCGCGCTCGCGGTGCCGGCTGCCGGGCCACCTTCGGTGGCCCCGGATCAGCCGAACACGAGCGTCACGTCCGACCCGAAGGCGAACGCGAAAAAAACGAAACGCTACAGGAGCCGACCGAACCGAAGGAGAAGCGGATCGAGGTCAGGGGCGTGGTACTCGGTCCCGACGACACGCCCGTCCCCGGCGCGACGCTGTACCTGTCGAATGGGAGGAAATCGCTGGTGCCCGCGCCGCAAAAGGAGGTCGCTGCTGACGGCACGTTCAGCTTCACTCTGA
- a CDS encoding carboxypeptidase regulatory-like domain-containing protein: MRASGREVLDALDEELDRLPARYREPLVLCHLEGLTRDEAAARLGVSLATLKSQLDRGRKSLAGALTRRGVALGTGLLLGAITAPAGACPPHLLAAIGRTAAGSVSSAVGKLARVAATAPLERIKLAAVSVLGLAVVGLVLAGSGADLPSCASEPFRAALTAPHPDPKGGAPAVTKEPTDPSEPAKKSPTIEVRGVVLGPDHKPVPGAKLFLGHHWKSLGLAPQAAADAEGAFAFTVAEDEYTHVIATAPGLGIAWTDWDALRARPVPALTLHLTADEPIRGKVVNLEGKPIAGVSVSVIRLYRPEKEKTLDAWLKTAPDAKPGSPDLTPLYRWPNDSGRVAPATTDRDGTFEIRGVGRDRVAVLHVFGPTTAVHQWNVVTRKIEKFIGRGPINLGDDTFHGSEPILVGAPVPVTTGRVTDTETGKPIPGSVVTVEGLSQQQMTMTGLTVVADKDGRFTLPGVPVGTPLLAVGVEGPSGAPYHPVRLNVPDDTAARAAFDVKLTRGIPVIVRVVDKATGQPVEAQLRYGVFTDENPNVKRVPNLSGFFNGAPVPLEPRNRAEYRLLVMPGKGLVGATVYGKGLYLSGVGAEAFAKYRKGDELNGLAGGFRFPVFSANTLVPIDVPADAKEFRVTLELERGVTAPVRVVGADGKPVSGTVSRGLFNSMFANEDWSEPAPGATFTAVALRPGQTRRVLFLHTERKLAGSAVVLGGAKEPIEVRMEPWGEMSGRVIGAAGAPAAGPISMQWDAVSEDKADPSPVRPPRTQMAQLGADGRFRIDGLVPGLTYQLALQGPTFSCDSVAKKVAKSGKTVDLGDIVFSLEEP, encoded by the coding sequence GTGCGCGCTTCGGGTCGGGAGGTTCTCGACGCCCTGGACGAGGAACTGGACCGGTTGCCGGCCCGGTACCGTGAGCCGCTCGTCCTGTGTCACCTGGAGGGGCTCACCCGGGACGAGGCCGCGGCCCGCCTGGGCGTTTCGCTCGCTACTCTCAAGAGCCAGCTCGACCGCGGCCGGAAGAGCCTTGCCGGCGCCCTCACGCGGCGGGGCGTGGCGCTCGGCACCGGGCTGCTGCTCGGCGCGATCACCGCACCGGCCGGTGCCTGTCCGCCGCACCTGTTGGCCGCCATCGGCCGCACCGCGGCCGGGTCGGTTTCGAGTGCCGTCGGAAAACTGGCACGGGTCGCCGCGACCGCGCCACTGGAGAGGATCAAGCTGGCGGCGGTGAGCGTCCTCGGGCTGGCTGTGGTCGGGCTCGTGCTGGCCGGGTCCGGCGCGGACCTCCCGTCCTGCGCCAGCGAACCGTTTCGCGCCGCCCTGACCGCCCCGCACCCGGACCCGAAGGGCGGGGCGCCGGCGGTCACGAAGGAACCGACCGACCCGAGCGAGCCGGCGAAGAAGTCCCCGACGATCGAGGTGAGGGGCGTGGTGCTCGGACCCGACCACAAGCCCGTCCCCGGCGCCAAGCTGTTCCTGGGCCATCACTGGAAATCGCTCGGACTCGCACCCCAGGCCGCGGCGGACGCGGAGGGCGCGTTCGCCTTCACTGTGGCCGAGGACGAGTACACCCACGTCATCGCAACGGCCCCCGGTCTTGGGATCGCCTGGACCGATTGGGATGCCCTGCGCGCCCGCCCGGTACCGGCGCTCACGCTCCACCTGACGGCCGACGAGCCGATCCGCGGCAAGGTGGTGAACCTGGAAGGCAAACCGATCGCCGGCGTGTCGGTGTCCGTGATCCGGCTGTACCGGCCCGAAAAAGAGAAGACACTCGACGCCTGGCTCAAAACCGCTCCCGATGCCAAGCCCGGGTCTCCCGACTTGACGCCGTTGTATCGCTGGCCGAACGATTCGGGGCGCGTCGCACCGGCGACCACGGACCGCGACGGGACGTTCGAGATCCGCGGAGTGGGCCGGGATCGCGTCGCGGTGCTCCACGTCTTCGGACCCACGACGGCCGTCCACCAGTGGAACGTCGTCACGCGCAAGATCGAAAAGTTCATCGGGCGCGGGCCGATCAACCTCGGGGACGATACGTTCCACGGGTCGGAACCGATCCTGGTGGGGGCGCCCGTTCCGGTCACGACCGGCCGGGTGACCGACACCGAGACCGGCAAACCGATCCCCGGCTCGGTTGTCACGGTCGAGGGACTTTCTCAACAGCAGATGACGATGACGGGTCTGACTGTCGTGGCGGACAAGGACGGTCGGTTCACGCTGCCCGGTGTGCCGGTCGGAACGCCCCTGTTGGCGGTCGGCGTCGAGGGGCCGAGCGGCGCGCCGTATCACCCGGTTCGTCTGAACGTGCCGGACGACACGGCCGCGCGAGCCGCGTTCGATGTGAAACTGACCCGCGGCATCCCCGTGATCGTGCGGGTCGTGGACAAGGCGACCGGCCAGCCGGTGGAAGCGCAACTCCGCTACGGGGTGTTCACGGACGAGAACCCGAACGTCAAACGCGTTCCGAATCTTTCGGGTTTCTTCAACGGCGCGCCGGTGCCGCTCGAGCCGCGGAACCGGGCCGAGTACCGGCTCCTGGTCATGCCCGGCAAAGGTCTGGTCGGCGCGACCGTGTACGGAAAGGGCCTGTACCTGAGCGGGGTCGGCGCGGAGGCGTTCGCCAAGTACCGCAAGGGCGATGAGCTGAACGGACTGGCGGGGGGATTTCGGTTCCCCGTATTCTCCGCGAACACGCTGGTTCCGATCGATGTGCCGGCAGACGCCAAGGAGTTCCGTGTCACCCTCGAACTGGAGCGCGGGGTGACAGCCCCTGTCCGCGTGGTCGGTGCTGACGGGAAACCCGTGTCCGGGACCGTGAGCCGCGGGCTCTTCAACTCGATGTTCGCCAACGAGGATTGGAGCGAGCCGGCGCCCGGTGCGACGTTCACGGCGGTGGCGCTGCGCCCGGGCCAGACGCGCCGGGTCCTGTTCCTTCACACGGAGCGCAAGCTGGCCGGGTCCGCGGTCGTTCTGGGCGGCGCGAAAGAACCGATCGAGGTGCGGATGGAACCCTGGGGCGAGATGAGCGGGCGGGTGATCGGGGCCGCCGGCGCGCCGGCGGCGGGTCCGATCTCGATGCAGTGGGACGCGGTTTCCGAGGACAAGGCCGACCCGTCACCCGTCCGCCCGCCGCGCACCCAGATGGCCCAACTCGGGGCGGACGGGCGGTTCCGCATCGACGGTCTTGTTCCCGGGCTGACGTACCAGTTGGCCCTTCAGGGGCCGACGTTCTCGTGCGACTCGGTCGCAAAGAAGGTCGCGAAATCCGGCAAGACGGTCGACCTCGGGGACATCGTGTTTAGCCTCGAAGAGCCGTAA
- a CDS encoding sigma-70 family RNA polymerase sigma factor, producing MRAASAPGHTDRELLAQFARGDQGAFEVLVKRHTGLVLGVCRRALPTPQDAEDACQAVFLILARKAHARWQPSVANWLFTTARRVSADVRRSASRRAGREARTVPVEPPSVLDQMTGREVLAALDEELDRLPAIYREPLVLCHLEGLTRDEAAARLGVPLATLKSQLDRGRKRLADALTRRGVALGAGLLAVTVPSPAGACPPRLVESVLAAVSGTHPAPVGELIREGTVTVTLGHIKLAVAGVFGLIAVGFALAVPATVTQKMAPGSEEKAAVPAPKVAPQSEPVKGATVAAAEEKETKSIAVKGVVLGPDDKPVAGAKLFLHSRNQFVPAPQPIAAPDGTFAFSVDEHESGEVVATAPGCGVALRSVGSRPLPARTLRLTPDEPVRGKVIDLEGKPVAGVHISVVTVVQPHADKTLDRWLKAGGKPKDAEPFGFEWLHDWQTQFAGLLAPVTTDREGKFEIRGVGRDRVAILRVSSPTTVTQQVNVVTRKVERFEGNASLIGINTPAAFHGCDPVVVAAPVPATRGRVTDAATGEPVPGSVLYVANLVQQLSPLTGLGMSVKVVADKDGRFALPGLPRGAPGLSVIVFPPNGAPYHRVSVAVPDGAAERAAFDVKLTRGVPATVKIVDKTTGKPVAGSLRYGVFPDANPNVKAVPTVWHNFAWTDDPYVAPAASELRIVVFPGKGLLAAQTYSEDRSYRSGVGVEVFEKYRTDDQLLGLVSAGNIHVRQWQTFAEIDVPVGAKEFTCTLALDRGVRASGRLVGTDGKPVTGAQSYGLENEMGASGGWAQPATDATFTARALRPGEQRRVMFVHVGRKLAGTAVVVGGSKEPTEVRMEPWGEVTGRLVSADGEPVTGELDLSWDVIRQDDLKLGSSPLIHPGRGGLAVGADGRFRITGLVPGLTYKWTASGPQGASATLPDTVPKSGEPTDLGDIRLSHEGP from the coding sequence ATGCGCGCGGCGAGCGCACCCGGCCACACGGACCGGGAGCTGCTCGCCCAGTTCGCCCGCGGCGACCAGGGCGCCTTTGAAGTTCTGGTCAAACGGCACACGGGCCTGGTCCTGGGCGTGTGCCGGCGGGCGCTGCCCACACCACAGGACGCCGAGGACGCGTGCCAGGCCGTGTTCCTGATCCTCGCCCGCAAGGCCCACGCCCGCTGGCAGCCCTCGGTCGCCAACTGGCTCTTCACCACCGCACGACGGGTCTCGGCCGATGTGCGCCGCTCCGCGTCCCGCCGCGCCGGGCGGGAGGCACGAACGGTGCCCGTCGAACCGCCCTCGGTGCTCGACCAGATGACCGGCCGCGAGGTGCTCGCGGCGCTCGACGAGGAACTGGACCGGCTGCCGGCCATCTACCGCGAGCCGCTGGTCCTGTGCCACCTCGAGGGGCTCACCCGGGACGAGGCCGCCGCGCGGCTCGGCGTTCCGTTGGCCACCCTCAAGAGCCAGCTCGACCGCGGTCGCAAGCGACTTGCCGACGCCCTCACGCGCCGCGGCGTGGCGCTCGGCGCCGGGCTCCTGGCCGTTACGGTTCCCTCCCCGGCGGGCGCGTGCCCGCCGCGACTGGTCGAGTCCGTCCTCGCCGCCGTATCCGGAACACATCCGGCCCCCGTCGGTGAGCTGATAAGGGAGGGTACAGTGACAGTAACGCTCGGACACATCAAGTTGGCGGTGGCGGGGGTGTTCGGCCTGATCGCGGTCGGGTTCGCGCTGGCGGTGCCCGCCACGGTGACACAGAAGATGGCCCCGGGGAGCGAGGAGAAGGCTGCCGTGCCGGCACCGAAGGTGGCTCCGCAGAGCGAACCGGTCAAAGGCGCAACGGTCGCGGCGGCTGAGGAGAAGGAAACCAAGTCGATCGCGGTGAAGGGGGTCGTGCTCGGACCCGATGACAAGCCCGTTGCCGGCGCGAAGTTGTTCCTCCACTCCCGGAACCAGTTCGTTCCCGCGCCACAGCCGATCGCCGCGCCGGACGGAACGTTCGCGTTCTCCGTGGACGAACACGAGTCCGGCGAGGTCGTTGCCACCGCACCCGGATGCGGCGTCGCGCTGCGCTCCGTGGGCTCCCGGCCGCTCCCGGCGCGCACGCTCCGACTGACCCCGGATGAGCCGGTCCGCGGCAAGGTGATCGACCTCGAAGGTAAACCCGTCGCGGGTGTCCACATATCCGTGGTCACGGTGGTTCAACCCCACGCGGACAAGACCCTCGATCGGTGGCTCAAGGCGGGTGGGAAACCCAAAGACGCGGAGCCATTCGGCTTCGAATGGCTCCACGACTGGCAGACCCAATTCGCGGGGCTACTCGCGCCCGTCACAACTGACCGCGAGGGCAAGTTCGAGATCCGCGGGGTCGGGCGGGACCGGGTCGCGATCCTGCGCGTCAGCAGCCCCACGACCGTAACGCAGCAGGTGAACGTGGTCACGCGGAAGGTCGAACGGTTCGAGGGGAACGCCAGCCTGATCGGCATCAACACGCCTGCGGCGTTCCACGGGTGCGACCCCGTCGTGGTCGCCGCGCCGGTGCCGGCGACGCGCGGGCGGGTGACCGACGCGGCGACCGGCGAACCGGTGCCGGGATCGGTTTTGTACGTCGCGAACCTGGTGCAGCAATTGTCGCCCCTGACCGGTCTCGGCATGAGCGTGAAGGTGGTCGCAGACAAGGACGGCCGGTTCGCGCTGCCCGGTCTGCCGCGGGGCGCTCCGGGGCTATCGGTCATCGTGTTCCCACCGAACGGCGCCCCGTACCACCGCGTGAGTGTCGCGGTTCCCGACGGCGCGGCCGAGCGGGCCGCGTTCGACGTGAAACTCACCCGCGGCGTCCCGGCAACGGTGAAGATCGTGGACAAGACCACGGGCAAGCCGGTGGCCGGATCGCTGCGGTACGGGGTCTTCCCGGACGCCAACCCGAACGTGAAAGCGGTCCCGACCGTCTGGCACAATTTCGCCTGGACCGATGACCCTTACGTCGCCCCGGCGGCGTCCGAGTTACGCATCGTGGTATTTCCGGGCAAGGGGCTGTTGGCGGCACAAACTTATAGTGAGGACCGGTCGTATCGGTCCGGGGTCGGGGTGGAGGTGTTCGAAAAGTACCGCACCGACGATCAGTTGTTAGGACTGGTCTCCGCGGGGAATATCCATGTTCGCCAATGGCAAACGTTCGCCGAAATCGACGTGCCGGTGGGTGCGAAGGAGTTCACCTGCACGCTCGCGCTCGACCGCGGGGTCAGGGCATCCGGGCGCCTCGTCGGTACCGACGGGAAACCGGTCACCGGGGCGCAAAGTTACGGGCTGGAGAACGAGATGGGGGCCTCCGGGGGTTGGGCGCAGCCCGCCACGGACGCGACTTTCACGGCGCGTGCCCTGCGGCCGGGCGAACAGCGGCGGGTGATGTTCGTCCACGTCGGGCGCAAGTTGGCGGGAACGGCAGTCGTTGTGGGCGGGTCGAAGGAACCGACCGAGGTGCGGATGGAGCCGTGGGGCGAGGTGACCGGGCGCCTCGTCAGCGCCGACGGGGAGCCCGTTACGGGCGAGTTGGACCTGTCGTGGGACGTGATCCGCCAGGACGACCTGAAACTCGGTTCTTCGCCCCTCATCCACCCCGGGCGCGGGGGCCTTGCTGTCGGTGCGGACGGCCGGTTCCGGATCACCGGTCTGGTGCCCGGTCTGACGTACAAGTGGACCGCCAGCGGGCCGCAGGGCGCATCCGCGACGCTGCCCGACACCGTCCCGAAGTCCGGCGAGCCGACCGACCTCGGTGACATCCGGTTGTCACACGAAGGGCCGTGA